The nucleotide sequence catgcactgtgcacaatttctccaatcacagccacagaagcctgtaacttcttctgagctggcttggtgtctttcctcactcttctccttgcacagtcactccgtTTTTGAGAATGGTCTccttcacacagatttaccatagcatGACATGTTGTTTGTAATCTTTCATAACTGATTCAGTGAACCCCACCCCTCCCACATTCCTCCATATGATGTGGCGTTGCGTCAAGAAGAAACCCGTTGTAGcttgggagcagccgaaggggcttatTTTACTAACGtgatccattacttatgcaaaaaacaaaagatcCGCACCGCCACAGCGCTCCCATGCATAAAGCTTTATTAATGAAAAAATGTGACGTTTCGGGCAAACTGCCCTtcctccattacttatgcaacccatcatcatcttggtttttatatttttagttaatgtatatcaagttgtagagatttgcttcgaatttaaggaagataatttgagAATTTTTCTTTATTGAGAAGCCCGATTTACGTTTtgaatttaaaatggcataaacaaattaaaatgtgtgaaacgtCAAGCAgcctaatacttttggagggcactgtatatgtATATTGACAAGAGAAAAATGTTCTGTTCCCATTGTGGTCAGTAAGAGAAGGAGGAAGATGATCACATTACCACATTTGTCTCCactaaaaaaaccccccaaaaaactaaaacaacaacaaaaaaaacagaactgtTGGTGAAATGGACCGTGACTGCAGTGCTGCTGTGCATGACCACAAGGTGACCTCAAAATTTGTTTGTCGGTCATCTGCAGTCTTGACCGCAGACCTCTGATAGGCATGTGGCAATTATCAGTCATGTTCTTGGAGAGAATTTTCTGGTGTTATCGCACTGAATAGTTTGTTTCCCGATTTCACAGAGCGGTTCCGCACATCTGGTTTTGGAACACCAGTCAGTCCCGTCCAGATGAAGAATGTGACATTTGAGCATGTCAAAGGAGTGGATGAGGCAAAGAGTGAACTGCAAGAAGTTGTTGAGTTTCTGAAGAACCCACATAAGTTTACCGCTCTGGGTGGAAAGTTGCctaaaggttgttttttttattttttatttattttaaatgtataCACAAAACGAAACTGCTATTCTCTGTAACATTTTGACTTTATTTTATCAGATTTATTTTCCTGTGTTTTTCTGTCAGGTGTCCTCTTGATTGGTCCACCTGGCACAGGAAAGACTCTCTTAGCTCGAGCTGTAGCCGGAGAGGCTGACGTACCTTTCTACTATGCCTCCGGATCTGAGTTTGATGAGATGTTTGTCGGTCTCGGTGCGAGCCGCATCAGGAAACTTTTTAGTAAGTTGCTGTATGTACGTCAACATTGGCTGTGTGAAATAGTTACCTTCAACAGTTCCTCAGTAGAGTCTGGCAATGAACTGTAAATTACAGTTGGTATGTTACTGTGTTTTTTGCAGAAGAAGCAAAAGTTAACGCTCCCTGCGTCATCTTCATCGATGAACTGGACAGCGTTGGTGGAAAGAGGATTGAGTCTCCCGTGCACCCTTATTCCAGACAAACCATCAATCAGCTGCTGGCTGAAATGGATGGGTTGGTTTTGTACTTTACattaaggaaaaaaaacacatgtTTTTAAACTGCATTGTCAAATTcatattcctttttttttaaacacaggttTAAACAAAATGAAGGTGTCATTGTCATTGGTGCTACAAACTTTGCAGAGGCTTTGGATAAGTATGTTTAGATTTCAGTTTAATAGTTTTCCAACAGAGTTTCTTTGAACTCTGAAATGCAGCATAGTAtactaaactttatttttttaaatgctgtactgttgcatttgttttctgtcagATGTGACATGACGTTTGTGTTAATTTGCTTTGTTGCTTCTTCTCAGTGCACTGATAAGGCCCGGGAGGTTTGACACACATGTGACGGTCCCTCTTCCCGACGTGAAAGGACGCACTGAAATTCTCAAGTGGTACCTCTCTAAGATTAAAGTGGACCCTGGTAGGTTGTGTTGTACAACAACTTCAAAAAAATTAACAGTATGACAAGTTGTTTCCTGTATAGGGTCTTTATAGCAAAAAAATGTTGCCAGAGGTTGTAAACACTAACTCAAATTCAGTAAACAGTGCGATCTTGCATCTCCCTAAAACTTAAAGGGGCAAATGAAGAGGACAAACCAATTAAAATTTGGTGAGCTCTGATGCACCAGGTCAATAGAAAAAGAAATTTGTTTACATAATATTCAGTATACGTGTCTGGCACCTGCTGGTGCCTGCCGTCACATGCGCTAACAGCTTGAGTGAGCAAACACAGGGATAAATGGTGACCACGAGAGCTGCAACAGTTAATTGATAAATAATCATCCattaaattaatcaacaactattttgataattaattaatcattttgaGTCTGTATATATATGTCTAAAACACCATGAtgcgaagcggagtggtgttactccgcgaagtgcattcaaaccgtataatgcgcggcttcgagttgtttaatcctctTATactatggtcccacacagtgagctaacacacaaatatttatttaagttaacagaacttgataaaaatatgtgagtatttgggactattttataccagtctcaagatattttgtctccgatgcgctCACCAAGTCTGTGGGCTCGcgccgcagcaggccactcacaccgcccccctctctgctgtgttgcGGCCTGGCAAcgggtccagaaactacgctcactgttttgatgtggcccacaaggatagaactgttctcttcttcaatcttgtccagttcatccgatgttaaatccttatgccgttgcttttgctgttcttctcgtttgctctcctcctctttccattcctcaaactttttattttggccaaaaatattaaaattcacttggaaatccatgttttatcgcgtttctgtcattcaccggtcaaaacacagctgatctgcgccaactgatttgcgcgttgcgatggtgacgaccagagcagagtgattataacagtgacttaactcgccaaactacatgtgcgtatacacaaaaataatgcacgccagttagacatggaattctcactgaccatggtatataaatatatatatatgtgtgtgtgtgttctttgatTTCATCTTAAATGTTTATAATTAGTAGCGTATTTTCCTTTGCACTTTATCTGGTATGTGGACAAAACAATACATTTGAAGTTGTCATCTTGAGCACTGGATAATGTTGATCAACATTTTCCACAATCATTTCCATTGTATGGAAAGAATCGATCAATTATGAAAATAACTGTTAGTTGCAGTTCTACTGATCACTACATTATTAAATACAGGATTAAATATACAAGAGAATGGAAAAGTAAAACTAGAGTTAAAGGTGGGTAGAATGCATGAATGTGGATTATCCCAAAGCTTTTATTTGGTACACCAAATTTCTCAAACTCGAAACACTGTTTCAAAACTTTAGAAACAACCCTGTTTCAGGGCATTGTTGTTCAGCTTGCATGACAAGGAACACATGCTGTGCTGCTGCCTGCTGAACACTGACACCTACTGGACAGTTTGTGAATGTCCATCAGTGGCAATTTATGAATTTCGTATTTCGAGTCCACAGTGGGTGCAGGGTCTGTAGACGCACCAGAAATTATGTTGCTTGTTGGGTTTATAacatgtacagtggggcaaataagtatttgatccactgttgattttgtaagttttcccacctacaaagaatggagaggtctgtaatttttaacgtaggtacacttcaactgtgagagacagaatctaaaaaaaaaaaaatcagaaaatctcattgtatgattttgaaataattaatttgcattctaTTCTAATAAGTATTTCATCACCTACCAAtcagtaagaattctggctctcacagacctgttagtttttctttaagaagcccacctattctgcactctttgttgtgaaagtgtaggtacacggacccacaacagggggcgcaaatgaacggacaatggagtaggtcaaataacaacaatttactgttgcgaatgtgcacaacgaatacaacagattacaacactagacaggaggcaaatcacaaaggtgtcgtgtgggcaggctcgaagataggagacacctgtccaaagcagaaccggaaccacacgatttcctccgccaccagaacccgggaatactggagccgccaagtcccgaactcccaggtggccactgcctccgcgtgttggatctggtactgctggcgaggaacaaaaagcagttaaatgagggcgcgtttgcacccagcaatccgtatggcaggaaagctacctccacctctcgttggcaaagtagttcacaatacaacgctcaagtaacaaaaggatactgtctcacagtcagctgaggtacgttaccttcaaggtagaaggatatctcggcaaagaggtggagatgtcgtctggctgatataccaacactgatcctgatgaatggtgacagctgtcaaagatgatgagcgtcagctgtcaccctggctgctcctgtgaggcggcagcgccctctggtgcctggagcccgcactccaggccgggcgccctctggtggtggtgggccagcagtacctcctcttcagcggcccacacaacactctttacctgtattaattattaattgcacctgtttgaacttgttacctgtataaaagacacctgttcacacactcaatcaatcacactccaacctgtccaccatggccaagaccaaagagctgtctaaggacaccagggacaaaactgtagacctgcacaacgctgggatgggctacaggacaacaggcaagcagcttggtgagaagacaacaactgttagcccaattaatgacctgaagagagctaggaCCACAGTTGTAAAGACTACATTAGCAACACAtgacgccatcatggtttaaaatcctgcagggcagcaaggttcccctgctcaagccagcacatgtccaggcctgtttgaagttcaccagtgaccatctgggtgatccagaggaggcatggaagaaggtcatgtggtcagatgagagcaGAATAGAGTTTTTTGGTATCATCTCTacttgccatgtttggaggatgagaacaaccccaagaatgccatctcaaccgtgaagcatgggggtggaaacataatttttgggggtgctttgctGCAAAGGgataggacgactgcaccgtattgaagggaggatggatggggtcatgtctcgcaagattttggcaaacgtcCTTCCGTcaataagagcactgaagatgggttgtgactgggtcttccagcatgacaatgaccccaaacacacagccagggcaactaaggagtggctccgtaagaagcatttcaacgtcctggagtggcctggccagtcttcagacctgaactcaatagaaaatctttggagggagctgaaactccaaacctgaaagatctggagaagatctgtatggaggagtggaccaaaatccctgctgcagtgtgtgaaaacttggtcaagaactacaggaaacgtctgtccTCTGTTATTGCAAACAGAAGTTTCTGTACcatatattaaggtctgtttttgttgtatcaaatacttatttcgtgcaataaaatgcaaatgaattatttcaaaatcatacaatgtttttttttttttttttttttaaagtctgtctctcacagttgaagtgtacctatgataaaaattacagacctctccattctttgtcggtgagaaaacttgcaaaattgacagtggatcaaatacttatttgcctcattgtATATCCTGTAATATCTACATGTTTTAGGAACTTGGACATCAGGAAACTCTCAAAGGTATCTTCTGTCTTTTAAAAATGTCTCACACATCTGCGAGTAAAGAACGGTGTTCTGAATGTGTTCTTTTCCGTTTGCACTGTGTTGCAGCTGTGAATGCTGAGATAATCGCCCGAGGCACCGTGGGATTCTCTGGGGCGGAGCTGGAGAACCTGGTCAACCAGGCGGCTTTGAAAGCAGCTGTGGATGAGAAAGAGGTTGTCACAATAAAGGAGCTGGAGTTTGCAAAGGACAAGATCGTCATGGGTGAGTGAACGCTGCGCTAAGATCTGCAGAGCGTCACATGGCGCAGATTCTCTGCGTGAGTTTTAGAGAATTCAGCAGACACAAGATGTGAAAGTTCTTTCTCTCTTTCATTCCTTCATTCAAGGCCCTGAGAGGAGGAGTGTGGAaatagacatgaaaaacaggaccATCACAGCCTATCATGAGTCTGGTCATGCAATTGTTGCCTATTACACCAAAGATGCAATGCCCATCAATAAGGCCACGATTATGCCTCGAGGCTCAACTCTTGGTCATGTGAGCACTTTCTCTGCTCTTTAAAATACATGCAGCTTTCCTGACAGCAGGACTGATGACACTTATTTTTAGCCTGTTCCTAAAATGAAAGCGCATTCTTTGTTCCCTAGGTGTCCATGCTTCCAGAAAACGACCGCTGGAATGAAACACGAGCCCAACTGCTGGCTCAGATGGATGTCAGTATGGGTGGTCGAGTAGCTGAGGAGCTTATCTTTGGAGAAGAATTCATCACAAGTGGTTCGACTTAAGCACTAATGGTTACAGTTTGTGAAACCTCCAGTCATTGGGTCTAACTTTTTTGACTGTTGGCAATAAAAGCGACATAAAAGCTAATATACATTCAAGCACAAGTATTTGGACGGTGACACTTTTTTGTGATTTTGCAGTTTACACCACTGTAATGGAATTGAAATCAAACAAGATGATTTGCAGAGTTACTTAATTCAAGGATTTTTACAAAAAATATTGCATTCAATATTTGGGAgataacagggttttttttttttttgtatacacTGTCCTTTCATTTTCTGATgcaataagtaattggacaaactaaatatgaggttattgttcatacaaatcacttttgcacctacaaccccaattccagtgaagttggggtgtgtgtaaatgtaaataaaacagaatacaatgattttcaaattgcttcaacctatattcaattaaatacaccacaaagacaacatatttaatgttcaaactgataaatgttattgtttttgtgcaaatatttgctcattttgaaatggatgcctgcaacatgtttcaaaaaagctgggacagttgtatgtttaccactgtgttacatcacctttccttctaacaacactcaataagcgtttgggaactgaggacattaattgttgaagctttgtaggtggaattctttaccattcttgcttgatatacaacttcagttgttcaacagtccggggtctctgttgtcatattttgtgcttcataatgcgccacacattttcaatgggcgacaggtctggactgcaggcaggccagtctagtactcgcactcttttactacaaagccacgctgttgtaacacgtgcagaatgtggcttggcattgtcttgctgaaataagcagggacgtccctgaaaaagacgctgcttggatggcagcatgtgttgctccaaaacctggatgtacctttcagcattgatggtgccatcacagatgtgtaagtttcccatgccatgagcactaacacacccctataccatcacagatgctggcttttgaactttgcgctggtaacaatttggatgatctttttcctcttctgtctggaggacacaacatccatgattttcaaaaacaatttgaaatgtggactcatcagaccacagcacacttttccactttgcgtctgtccatttcaaatgagctcgggcccaaagaaggcggtggcgtttgtggatgttgttgatgtatggctttcgctttgcatggtagagttttaacttgcacttttagatgtagcgacgaactgtgttaattggcaatggttttctgaagtgttcctgagcccacgcagtaagatcctttacacagtgatgccggtttttaatgcagtgccacctgaggaatcgacggtcacgggcattcagtgttagttttcggccttgccgcttacgtgtagaaagttctccagattctctgaatcttctgattatattatggattataaatgatggaatccctgaattccttgcagttgaacattgagaaacattgttcttaaactgttggaccatttttttttttttttttcacgcagttgttcacaaagtggtgatcctcaccccatctttgcttgtgaatggctgagccttttggggatgctccttttatacccgatcatgacactcacctgtttccatttaggtgttctttcagcattcatcaactttcccagtcttttgtttcccagtcccaacttttttgaaatgtgttgcaggcatccatttcaaaatgagcaaatatctgcacaaaaacaaaaaagtatcagtttcaacattaaatatctcgtctttgtggcgtattcaattcaatattggttgaagagcattttcaaatcattgtattctgttttatttacattgtacacaacgtcccaacttcattggaattggggttgtagt is from Thalassophryne amazonica chromosome 1, fThaAma1.1, whole genome shotgun sequence and encodes:
- the LOC117506894 gene encoding ATP-dependent zinc metalloprotease YME1L1-like translates to MNTLDTMFSLLTSFQLQQVIVPVSQLISAVHSLKSSATASVQSLHQHFTTEHNSSLTEGGISLRDLGLSEIKVAHLEELVNRLLPTVRPEERPAVLSSWRTSHVSSGSFFHNKHGFSQKRFGGFCPPGFNRQQHSPLEEVCSELQFLPVWVQNRSFKTLRSKSKGVKSGSDHVEDSQTNIPPLMKGADGESLDQLIKSKNLQENQQDAFKLGFTEGFMKSHSYTKGTRDSLRRTRFLTLAIILSGIYFLSWIPTFFERFRTSGFGTPVSPVQMKNVTFEHVKGVDEAKSELQEVVEFLKNPHKFTALGGKLPKGVLLIGPPGTGKTLLARAVAGEADVPFYYASGSEFDEMFVGLGASRIRKLFKEAKVNAPCVIFIDELDSVGGKRIESPVHPYSRQTINQLLAEMDGFKQNEGVIVIGATNFAEALDNALIRPGRFDTHVTVPLPDVKGRTEILKWYLSKIKVDPAVNAEIIARGTVGFSGAELENLVNQAALKAAVDEKEVVTIKELEFAKDKIVMGPERRSVEIDMKNRTITAYHESGHAIVAYYTKDAMPINKATIMPRGSTLGHVSMLPENDRWNETRAQLLAQMDVSMGGRVAEELIFGEEFITSGASNDFDGATKIAKMMVTRFGMSDKLGVMTYRDVSKQSPETQAAIEQEVRTLLKDSYERAKIILKTYSNEHKKLADALLRYETLDAKEIQMVLEGKSLDQ